The nucleotide window TTTGACAAAAGGCGTCATCGACTCGCTGCGGATGCTCGATCTGATCAGCTTTCTCGAAGACAAATACCGCCTCACAATTGATGAAGAAGAACTGATGCCGGAAAATTTTGAGTCGGTCGAGGCGATCACGAGATTTGTCGAACAAAGAATAAAAACGTAAAACGTAATTTATGCATTACGTTTTACATCAGCCTTATGATGCAGAATTTTACTTTGCCTTGGCGCGCGTGGTTTGGCGACGAGCGAATCAAGATTTTTTTTCCGAATCATTGGCGGGTCGAGGTGTTGGCGATGAACGATGCGCCGGCCATGCCGAAAAGCCGAATCGCCGCCGCCCTCATGCGCTCTGTCGATGAGCCGCCGCTTTACCGCCTCGCCGTGGGCAAACGCCGCGTCGCCATTGCTGTCGATGACCTCAGCCGGCCGACGCCCGCCGGTGAGATTTTGCCGGCGTTGCTTGCGATGCTCGGTTCATGCGGATTGCGCGACGAGCAAATCACCATCATCATCAGTCTCGGCTCGCATACGGCGCTCAAGCCGGATGAAATTATCCGAAAAGTCGGCGCCGAAGTGGCGTCCCGCGTATGCGTGGAGAATCATGATTGCCACGCGAACTTGGTTGACATCGGTGTGAAAGTCGGACAGACGCCGGTGCTGATCAATCGCACCTTTGCCGAGGCCGATCTCAAAATTTTGCTCGGCAGCGTCGTGCCGCACGTCTTTGCCGGTTTCAGCGGCGGCGCCAAAATGGTGCTTCCCGGACTGTCGAATATCGAGAGCATCGAGTGGACGCATAAAGCCGTGCTCATGGGCTTGCGCGGCAAAGCCGGCACGCTGGAGGGTAATCGCTTCCGTGCCGAGTTCGAGCGCGTTGCGCGTCATGTTGGCGTGCAGCTCAGCATTAACGTCGTGGTAAACAGCCGCCGCGAGATTGCCGGCCTTTTTGTTGGCGACCTCGAAGCCGCGCATCGCCGCGCCGCGGAGTTTGCGCGTGAAGTTTATGCGACACGCTTGCCCGCGGAACCGTTGGATGTGGCTATTCTTAATGCCTATCCCAAAGACGACGAGTTGCTGCAAGCCGAGAATGCATTGATGTTCCATCACACCGCGCCGCCGAGTTATTTGAAAGAAGATGGTTTGATCTTGCTCACCAGCGCGTGCTCGCTGGGCATGGGCCATCACGGCCTCTTCGGCCCGGCGCAAAGATTGTATCGCAAACCAATGCGCAAAGGCTTCTTGGGCAATCGCCATCTCGCCACTTTTATGCCCGGCGTGAGCTCGGAAGAATTTCATCAGGTTTATTGGGAAGGCTATCCGCATTGCGGTACGTGGGAAGCGACGCTGGAGTTTTTACAGCAGCGGTATTCGAACGGCGCGAGGGTAGGAATTTTTCCGTGCAGCAGTATTCAAATCGCAATGTCATGACACCGTATCTCATTCATCACTTTCTTGAAAAACCCGCGCAGGAGCAGCCTGAGCGATGGGCTTGTCTTCATGGCGAAGAAGCCGTAACTTATGGTGAAATGGAACGCCGGGCCAATCGCGTTGCGCACACACTGCGCGAGCTTGGCGTTCAACGCGGCGACCGCGTGGCGCTGCTCATTGAAAATTCCAGCGCCTATATCGCGGCTTATTACGGCATTTTAAAATGCGGCGCCGTTACCGTTGCCATGTACACGACAACCACCGCACAAAGTTTGGGATTTATGCT belongs to candidate division KSB1 bacterium and includes:
- a CDS encoding lactate racemase domain-containing protein; translated protein: MMQNFTLPWRAWFGDERIKIFFPNHWRVEVLAMNDAPAMPKSRIAAALMRSVDEPPLYRLAVGKRRVAIAVDDLSRPTPAGEILPALLAMLGSCGLRDEQITIIISLGSHTALKPDEIIRKVGAEVASRVCVENHDCHANLVDIGVKVGQTPVLINRTFAEADLKILLGSVVPHVFAGFSGGAKMVLPGLSNIESIEWTHKAVLMGLRGKAGTLEGNRFRAEFERVARHVGVQLSINVVVNSRREIAGLFVGDLEAAHRRAAEFAREVYATRLPAEPLDVAILNAYPKDDELLQAENALMFHHTAPPSYLKEDGLILLTSACSLGMGHHGLFGPAQRLYRKPMRKGFLGNRHLATFMPGVSSEEFHQVYWEGYPHCGTWEATLEFLQQRYSNGARVGIFPCSSIQIAMS